The genomic DNA TCGATGCTGCCGCCCGAGGTGCGCGAGCGCCCGCGCTTCGCCCGAGACGGCTCGCTGCCGAAACTGCCGCACCTGGTCGTGCTCGTCGACGGCGCCCAGGTGCCGAGCTCGAGCCTCGTGGTGTCGAGCGAGGGCACGCAGGGCGTCACGGTGCTCGAGCTGCCGAGCCGGTGGGACGAGTTCGACGATCAGCACGGCCTGCGCATCTCGTTCAGCGCGGCGGGCCCCGCCGAACTCATCACCATGCAGACCGCCGCGAGGCCGTTCACTCCCGACGTGGTCGACATCGTCACGGCCGAGGCGACCGCACGCCGCCTCACGCCTCGGTACACCGCGACCGTCGCCGGCCCCGTCGACGGCGCGTCGCTCGGCAAGCAGGCCGAACTCGTCGAACTCCTGGGGCTGCCCGACGTGCGGGACCTCGATCTGGATGCCGCGTGGACGCCCCGTCTCGACCGCAACCGCCTGCGGATCCCCATCGGTCAGGATCTGCAGGGCGCGCCGGTCATCCTCGACCTGAAGGAGGCGGCGCACCAGGGTATGGGCCCGCACGGTGTCATGATCGGCGCGACCGGTTCCGGCAAGTCCGAGGTGCTGCGCACGCTCGTGCTCGGCCTCGCGATGACCCACTCGCCCGAACAGCTCAACTTCGTGCTCGTCGACTTCAAGGGCGGTGCGACCTTCGCCGGCATGGCGGGCATGCCGCACGTGTCGGCCATCATCACGAACCTCGGCGAGGAGCTCACCCTCGTCGACCGCTTCCAGGATGCGCTGCAGGGCGAGGTCACCCGGCGTCAGGAGCTGCTGCGCGCATCGGGCAACTTCGCCAACGTCTCCGACTACGAGAAGGCCCGTCGCGGCGGTCGCAGCGACCTCGCGCCGCTGCCCGCGCTGCTCATCGTCGCCGACGAGTTCTCGGAGCTGCTCGCGGCCAAGCCCGAGTTCATCGAGAGCTTCGTCAACATCGGCCGAGTGGGTCGCTCGCTGCAGATGCACCTGCTGCTCGCGTCGCAGCGGCTCGAGGAGGGCAAGCTGCGCGGGCTCGACACCTACCTGTCGTACCGCATCGGATTGCGCACGTTCTCGGCTGCCGAGTCGCGCTCGATCCTGGGCGTGCCCGATGCGTACACGCTGCCCCAGCAGCCGGGCGTCGGATTCCTGAAGAGCGACACCGAGACCATGACCCAGTTCCGAGCGGCGTACGTCTCGGGTCCCCCTCCGCGACGACGGGCGACGGCGACCGCCGCCGGCGGCGGCGTCGAGGCATCCGTCGAACTGTTCACCGCGGCGCCCCGGCACCGCGAGGTCGTCGCCGATCCCGCGCCGGACCCGGTCTCGGCGCCCATCGAACCGGTCGAGCAGCGCAGCACCTTCGACCTCGCGGTCGAGCGGATGCGCGGACGCGGGCCCGAGGCGCACCGCGTCTGGCTGCCGCCGCTGGAGACCCCGTCGACGCTCGACCAGCTGTTCGGCGACCTCGTCGTCGATCCCGCGCTCGGCGCGGTGTCGCCGAAGTGGCGCGCTGCAGGGCCGCTCACCGTGCCGCTCGGGGTCGTCGACGTGCCGCTCGAGCAGCGCCGCGAGGGCCTGGTCGTGTCGCTCGCCGGCGCGGGCGGGCACCTCGCGATCGTCGGTGCGCCGCTCTCGGGCAAATCGACCCTGGCGCGCACGCTCGTCACCGCGCTCTCGCTCGTGCACACGCCGCAGGAGGTGCAGTTCTTCGTGCTCGATTTCGGCGGCGGCACGTTCGCGGGGCTGGCCGGGCTCCCGCACGTCGCGGGCGTCGCGAGTCGCTCCGAGCCCGACGTCGTGCGCCGCACCATCGCCGAGATCACCGGCGTGCTGAACGCTCGCGAGCGGTTCTTCCGCGAGCACGGCATCGATTCGATCGACACGTACCGGCGCCGAAGGGCCGAGGGGCTGGTCGACGACGGCTACGGCGACCTGTTCCTCGTGATCGACGGGTGGGGTGTGCTGCGCACCGACTTCGAACCGCTCGAGCAGGCGGTGCAGCAGCTCGCCGCCCGAGGGCTCACCTTCGGTGTGCACGTGGTCATCACGGCCGCACGCTGGATGGAAGTGCGGGCGAACCTCAAAGACCT from Agromyces larvae includes the following:
- the eccCa gene encoding type VII secretion protein EccCa, with product MTAPRLAPPRVPSGKITVQAPPELAPGDGGGGMLASLVPMLGSVGAIIMVSISNAGPTGFITGGMFLLSALGFVAVNGWRQRAQRQSAVIGARREYLAYLTELRKTVRTAARQQRRAGNWQLPAPETLPFLAEEGTRVWERSAGDPDFLAVRVGVAAQPLCIALEAPELPPLAQLDPVAASAAHRFMLTHETQANLPVGVTLRDYARIELTGGEHETRALARAMLLGAAAMHGPDLLQIVVLAADEALPQWEWAKWLPHTHSATVTDGLGPARMIGSSFEALESMLPPEVRERPRFARDGSLPKLPHLVVLVDGAQVPSSSLVVSSEGTQGVTVLELPSRWDEFDDQHGLRISFSAAGPAELITMQTAARPFTPDVVDIVTAEATARRLTPRYTATVAGPVDGASLGKQAELVELLGLPDVRDLDLDAAWTPRLDRNRLRIPIGQDLQGAPVILDLKEAAHQGMGPHGVMIGATGSGKSEVLRTLVLGLAMTHSPEQLNFVLVDFKGGATFAGMAGMPHVSAIITNLGEELTLVDRFQDALQGEVTRRQELLRASGNFANVSDYEKARRGGRSDLAPLPALLIVADEFSELLAAKPEFIESFVNIGRVGRSLQMHLLLASQRLEEGKLRGLDTYLSYRIGLRTFSAAESRSILGVPDAYTLPQQPGVGFLKSDTETMTQFRAAYVSGPPPRRRATATAAGGGVEASVELFTAAPRHREVVADPAPDPVSAPIEPVEQRSTFDLAVERMRGRGPEAHRVWLPPLETPSTLDQLFGDLVVDPALGAVSPKWRAAGPLTVPLGVVDVPLEQRREGLVVSLAGAGGHLAIVGAPLSGKSTLARTLVTALSLVHTPQEVQFFVLDFGGGTFAGLAGLPHVAGVASRSEPDVVRRTIAEITGVLNARERFFREHGIDSIDTYRRRRAEGLVDDGYGDLFLVIDGWGVLRTDFEPLEQAVQQLAARGLTFGVHVVITAARWMEVRANLKDLIGSRIELRLGDPSDSEIDRRAAANVTVRAGRGLAPNRLQMLTALPRIDGDASSQTLADGVDDLVARVNAAWRGPAGPKLRLLPERIELERLRALAPDASGRLLLGIDEDALAPYLLDPREEPHLYLYGDTGSGKSSMLRAVAHEIMRLHEPKQAKIFVVDYRRSLLGEIPDEYLGAYLTGHELATSGVAELADFFKSRMPGVDVTPEQLRARSWWTGAEGYLLIDDYDLVATSQGNPLAPLAPLLAQAADLGLHVILTRRAGGASRAAYDPIIQRFTDLGVTGILLSGNPEEGQLIGKVKAQPAVPGRARIVSRERGVVAAQLAWVPSKHAADVVSPGARVG